From the genome of Papaver somniferum cultivar HN1 unplaced genomic scaffold, ASM357369v1 unplaced-scaffold_10, whole genome shotgun sequence:
attagtacaaaaatagagttccaacaatacaggcattgaggacaaattagacacaaaaatgtgtctatcaaatacccccaaacttattatttgctagtcctcgagcaaatttattcttgaaaagtgaccgagttaatctcgggtgggtttatcagaggtgtacccacaaaaaccaatactccagaccctaactatctacgcaaacttggaaagcactaaagaacctccttggttggcatacattattataggaggaagtaccctgatgcgaaattccaattactgtacacgagttttcactcaagcatactaaaattcatataagtgacagagctctactaagatagtttcacgatggacatcatactcggagtcagactaatcacatgaaaagattaagaagatggaaaaagaaaaatgtagatggttgaaaagtgaacgatgtttcccatatctgtctgaaggccactgccagaatgaacctatcctaatggactgagataccggtctgactaatatcaacacaactggcatatacaagggaaccagtggtcaataacttaaatctagatcaacaaactggcaaatacaagggaaccagcagttgactacaataacaataaccatttttttttaacggcatgaatagatatttttgatccaagcgcatgcttcttgtcagcagattacacgatagttcccacgggtcctgcattccacgcttgcttaggcgacggaaacagggagaacacacgcatattgctatccaagtgttaatacttattccgattggtctaactggtccagtcttttttttttttttgtaatctcagtcactctaattcaccctagcagtgtaacaacttgaatcgtgtgccccaccaaatcacttgaaataaaagaaaactgaaaatagaaagtgaaaaggactcgacgagatatggcgaaactatcatgttatttctaacacctgagctctgtgcttttatgaatagactctatagatgtttccatctagtcagattggttcctcaactcctaaaacaaaaatgtttccatccacttagattggttagtgctatccttaataggcgtaaatttctaggctctggagtttatttattgcaactaaaagattttcccatacccccaaacttaaatctaacattgtcctcaatgttctaaagatgaaattaaaagcatgaacaaggagaaacggttatttgaagcaaaagagttaaggaaggatattaccgtgttgcatgagattgggttacctcccaaaaagtgctaagtttaaagtcttcagccagacttagaaaaggtttagtcaactcgaaccgtataacagtagccggaataactgcgggtctttaaaaccaaaaagagatgacaacaggaaattgcagtgaaccaagaaaatgaacaagactagcgtgcccttacctagtttcctgattaagatatttatatctaattgtggttcaggttcaggttctatgaaagggtctaaataaaatatttttcttggatgcatttcctcatagattggatctaaattactaggtcctagagtctggaaaaactcaaatacgaacttagaatcacgaagtaataacctaaataattgcggatcctctaagtcaatcagatatgacttacataattgaccacaatgagagtagtggtcatccttaagcaaatgtgtcgattctaatttcctaaagcatttaggtttagtctcacaacttaatattcgacacatttgaaatctatatgttcccacatttggaagaaaactatttggtgggaaaaaaaatcaatcttggtattattgcctgggttaaccacatcaaccagaggatgggtttctaacagttgagactcttgttggatatcattaggttctggaaaacgagtacgaagatagtctcgtaagatgggtgaggcattgatgtcaagtcccaagtgagggatatttttaagagttaaagaacatggagaatgataatcacccccaaacttagagttttcggcgtctctaggtagactggtcataatctccctaatttctaggtcatcagattcctgaaagtgggcgattgatttttctaagtcaggttcatccccgctaatctctacgagttcttctaagactattgttttctaaatcgtttgactcgaaaacagtactctcaagataaactggttcctctaaaccatcatcggtttcgtaatcatcgtctaaaacgggggtatttctagtcaaatcctcgtccttttgaataggtaaataattattaaaattatttggatttgaactagaaatatcattataatcatcatcaccatcctcctcatcatcatcatcacaatataatttttgatattcacgaattctcaagctttgttcccaactacatggtctatgtttataatatttctcatagatcgttagaggtgattcctcaataaaagttggagtatccatatatcgctgcccacgcatatattcaccaagagtcatttccgaagacgtctcttgataacgagaatttctagacatatattctcgcaacgtcatcgcaggtggcgtctcctcaaaaggattcatcaccgaagaaatataaactacagagggattctatacaatcacaaacaaggccgactcgactccaccaaagcaaacctaaagatttctagcaaacaaaaagcatgatggctccacttagattgtttctagaccagcttctatctttcgaaagggaattcgttgcaatttgagcaaacccctctggaatcaatccgagtcaaagtaagttgaattgaggcgagggaagctcagtggagctttgatacccaaggcctcaccgctatcacaaggcggcgcagtcacgcattcaactcacagaaaccatcatgaactttggagtgtgcttaaagagcaaccaatattttcgaacgagttttcctattaagctcgttaccctatcggctcgttctattccaaattttagcttgggttcgcgttaggttttcgttttcctaaggagggcaagaagggaacggtgatgaaatccgaacccttatcttgtttaggccaggccttgccctttactaggaaaataaagacagtcggttcgtcctcaaacaattatcaccttaaggcagacagtaacccgcttgcagatgATTCgcggtgtttcgattggacttacctctccgtaccagacggggcgatgaaccgttgtgtcgactcgggccacgactcctatgccgtgtgcgaacccgagggccgAGACGATaagtaatcgtcgtcctttccctgcacacagttttaatataatttttttttttttttaataataatacccttccgtagggttaaaaaaaaaacaaagtccaattgtttaaagtccaaatccaaaataaataaataaaaattacagtttttcctcacacactctaaaaaaaaattacaaattaaaatcctaaaattgtccttttttcttctctttttcgcttttcgctttaagatttttcctctccaagtccttagttttcactttgaacctgcaaaataagacaaaaagaaacgtaaaaaggaacaaacaattctaaaaaaaataataaacctaaaaaaaaaatcaatctatatacagtCCGCGGTCgacggcgccattttgttatagtttttgaaagtggtagtaaaagttcgtttgctcggacttgtaagatttaaaaataaaatatatacaaaaaatattaacatatgggcaagagtactgggactaaagataacggccgtttttttcattttcaagtggttcagaaattaattctaacaattatagttcaaaacaaaacaaatattaactctagtttattgccaagatagattttataaaatattagttgtattttatgaccatggcgcatcaaaaatccctaggaccaagcatactccatcaaataaaatcacaagtaattaatttaaaatcttaattcaattaaaattagtgcaaaaagtaaataaaagaattaattaaattaccacatggatgaattaaggctttctccgtcgtcccagtgcttgggtttagctcatcatagtgaaatacctctcaaaatattttattaagctcaattggtgtttacaatgaagagaaaatggagaaaagggtgaaaatcggtaaactgcaacgcttataagcgttacagaacaCCGTTACAAAAAACGATAAGAAAGTGCTGTTGTTGTCTGCctagctgactacgacccacagagaCCGGTCGTTGTCGCTGTTggggaacgactgtctttggccgtctgttcttcgtgttcttcctcttcatcaatggcagcagcagtagagaaaaatggtgattctccctctgcatccttctctcctctcctcccaactctcgacaccctttctccttgacctcagtgagctatttatacccaacatcaTCGATATCTTCaatcataactccatataatcttctcttcaattctttgcagacgcgagaataatatttttgatttttttcctgtttaatcgaaatcgtgtttaccaaatattctcttggcttctgacgctctctcaatctttcctatcttagatatattcgaatcccatgagataacgcacgtatatcctccaacagaatccaaaatattttccaaaatattctcccgtgaaaacagctcccctgtttggactttgatcttctctcccggtcatttcagcccaacttgatcgctaaaatcacttgcattcggcctgtttagccttaacaggcttagcccaataatttccagcgatcgaatcttccaaaaacacgtccaagaatcgagtagaaatttcatgcaggcgtgattgatttctcccgccattttcaaattcaaatcgtgaaaaggtgtccccttagcaaacagtggtgtccccttaggaatttgggctgaaatagtaattcttgggttgaaatagtaatttttctggtttcctccgggacatttctgggacgtttccggtacatttctggggtgcctttagtacttttctccggggtgtaaatcatcactttttgagcaactctttccatacaagggtattttctccaaaaacacctaaacaaacataaaaacacagtattagtacaaaaatagagttccaacaatacaggcattgaggaaaaattagacacaaaaatgtgtctatcattataTTGACGTAATAGGATAAATTAAGCTAAGAGCTCTCTTAAAATAAAGTAGGTTATTATCTGATTTTATATCTTGATTACTATACGTTATATAGTTCTGGTAACAAAATGGCTCAAACGTCTTGGATTATATTCGAGTCAGTGTTTGGAATCCAAACACCAGCAATGGTAATCAGACGTTGAAATGGCCAAGAGCTGATCCGGGGTCATTCTCTCGAGATCATTTTGCCTCAAACCTGCAAAATTGTTACTGTTACCGTTTTGTGCATCTGTTGCAGTTGAAACGTCCTCGGCTTTGTGATTATGATTACGCATTCTCTTGTAGAGCATCATTGTTGCTACGCAATCCTCAAAAGGGTCTTGTATCCCAGTTTGAATATCATACCTGTTCATTTTTTATGTATACTTTTCTTTCAGCATCAACTATATATAATTTCAAAACGCACGATTGATTGATCGGTTCAAAAAATTTACGTACCCAAGGTAAGCTTGTGCTAGGTACTTCAGTGTGTTGCTCAGCTTACTGGTTTTCATCAGTGGTGGGTATTTTGCCGTATCCCTGATGAACAGTACCATAATATTAGCTTTTTCAAACATTGTTTTCTATAAAGTAAAAATGGATGTGGTTTGAGTTAATATTAAGAAACATCATGAATCTATGCTCGAAGGGATTAATCAATTACCTTATGAGTTTTGAGGGATATTCCAATCCTAAAGACTCCAAGTCATGACCGAGGCCATGACCTACAAGTATCCGTGCTTTTCCAGTACCTTTTGATGAACGTATCTTCCATATAGGCTCACCATTGCACAAGAAATCTTGGATGATCTTTTGCACGTCCCTCAGTTGCATTGCGTTTGAATCCCTTAAGTATTCAGGCCGTACACCGGTTGTTTCAAACCTAAATTCGTGTACATGGTTATCTATATTAGGTTTTGAAATGAAGATAATTGTATAATCTGttagttttcaattggtatcaattTAGTTTATTTCTTCAGAACTTACCGATAGTTAGTGACTGGAATGAGTGGCTTAACATAAGCCTGAAGTATGATCCTATTATCTTCATCGATGAGGCACAGTCTTGCACAAAGATTTAGAGATCCATCACTTCCTCCCCCAACCATTTTGCAACCTAGTGCGAATGCTTGAGGTCCTCTGGTTCTTCCATCACCGTTTATACCCATGTTGGATATTCGGGAGAGGATGTCATAGTGAGAACCCTAGTAAAATTAAAACCAGAGGTCACTAGATATCATAAACCTAGCATAGATACATGTACGTAGCTCAAGTAATTTTGGCTATTAAGCTTACAAGGTTTGTCCGGGAGAACTGGCATGTTTTTCGATTACCGTCGACAGCATTAGGTCCATTAAGAATAGTTAAACAAAGGCTGCATCCTCGGGCACTGAATACCGATGTAAATATGTACTGTACGTACGCTTGTATTTAGTTTAGCTAAAAGGTTTCCACATGTATatattgagagagagagagtatgAAGATTGTTATACGGATAAGATGCTCCCTGAGAGACTCGAAAGAACGGCAGTGTTTACCACAAACGCCACACATGGGTTCATGAACAGAGTGAAATGAGATCTTCATGTGCTCAACAAGGTGTTCGTTCTTATTGAATTGTCTATAGCATGCTGCACACTTATTCCTGGTCATTGCCATAAGTTCGCTGAGTAAGTTCCATTACATAACAAGAAGTACGAACCCACAGATGTAACGTACGTGTATATATACATAGAGCGCGAGACAGAGATATGGACAGAAAGGGTTATGCAATGTACCTAAGAGACTCTGAATCCATGATCGATGAATAAAAGAGAGTAGTAGTACGAGCTAGTAATAAGACAACAGAAGTGCAGAGGTTGTTGTTGAAAAGGGTGGAGGTAGCTGGTATTTATAATGGCTCTGAAGGGCTCAACTTGCACggtgaaagagaaaaaaagataaatactTATTCCTTTGAAGTTTCAACGCCTTTGGAGTTTTCTTCATACCTTAAATTTGTGATTAATATCATGCTTACTTGCATGGTCACTCTCACTGCCTCTTGACTCGACTCATACGACAATGTAGCACATTCGTAGTGATCCAAATGCATTTGATGCGTCCATTTAGTGTCAACTGGAATATTTCCCTTACCCTACACTCCTCGCATGGACGTGGCTGTGCATGGTTCACAAGCTGGTTTTAGGGTTCTAAAGCTTACATGTACACGTGCATGTCTTAGTTTCACGTACCCAATAGGGAGAAAGATGCATTAAACAGTACATGTACAATGTAGTCCACTATAATCAAAGAGTCCATCGTCAGGTATTTGTCTCGCCAAACCAAAAATATTTGTCTCATGTGCAATAGGAGAAATTCtagaccaacaaaaaaaaaagggtacTCAAATCCTCCTTCCATAATATTTTGTTCATGTATTACACAAATTTACCATTTATCAACGATTTATCAACATTGTTAAGATATTACATTTATAATATATAGAGTAAAttttccacaatattggtcaattaacccataatttttgggtgaaaaaaatatgtaaaatttgatactgtttaaatggacgagaatgtaaaaatagtcaaagATGTAAACAAttttatcctacccattttcaaatgttttttcttatttttaatttacatcaagatgcatccagtttcttcgctcttttttaagtttaagccgggatgaatccaatttcattcttattagttttttagtatttatttcacccatactaatttggGTAAATGACCCAATTTCCGTAAATTTTAGTAGGAAATCTCATTAATTTCACAACTTGTACGTATCCCTTCTTGAGAATTTATTCCCGATTGTATTCACGGCTCCATACCCACTGCTGCTGTAAGTGCCATCCAGGTGAATATACAAAAAGTATCATTTACCAAAGAGTAAAATAAAGAATCACTTTCACGTACAACACAGATGTGGCTCTCGCTACTTTCCCATCTTATCATGTTTTTGTTCTGCTTCCGTGAATCCATGATATGGACATACAGTCAAAAGGTTTTTGACTTTTGATCTGGTGATATATATGCGGAGTCAAAATGCCAACAGTCCTTTTATATGCGGTTTGACGGGATAAAAGAAAATCAACTACATTGGTCGGTTCTCAATTTCTAGATATCTCTTACCCCACAACCTGAATAGATTAATCAACATGTTCGTAATTTCACCACCCTGTcagtgttttttttattttattttggaaatcacatttcaattcattcaaattataatgatgattacatgattgcttacaagattatcaaaaacatcaaaatacaggaaaatcaaaacttaaatacaAATGATGACACCAATTACAAGTGCATCGTgaagagaaagagccataaaCCGCAAAGACATCCGATTTTTGTAGATCTAGTGGTGATGAATAATGGTGTAACCGGAATCACCTCCGACATGtaatcttcttcaataagagatgctccaaatgAAATGGAGTATTTTGCCCAAAATCTCGTAGATCCAAACGAATGCGGATACCTTAAACCcctcttgttgaagatgaatccaaaaCGGCGTCAAGCAGAATTTTTGATGTTCTTGATGCATCAAGGATAGCAGACCGAGGAACACCATAGAGATTTGAAAGAATCGCTATTaaagcgaagagaaaatcgtCAAAAAAACGAAGAAAAGATCGCCCAAACAGCGAAGAAATGTGTCCATagacaccaaaaacaacaaaaataaaaactaaaaacacatATTAAATTATTCTTGTTCATAAAATACTAAAACTCCTTAGAATCAGATAagttatttctttatttttgtgttttataattttttttgagtcAAGAGTTGGGATTTATACATTATTTCATTGAGAATTAAGCACTTACAACCATATTTCCCAACCTAGCCATCTCAGCGATGTCTGGCAGAATTTTATCAAAATCATTACCGGAATTTCTAAAAAGAAATTATCGTACAGTTGGAAACTATTATTTAAAAGGATTGGGATTTGTCATTCAAAAATAGCTGGCGTTCAACTTGTTACTTACTTGTATGCTCATCCTATGTAATTCATTTGGCCACTCTTAAGAGCATacactaataataataaataaataaaaactaattaacaccagcagatTACAGTAAAATCTTAATATGTACGCAATAATATTCGTGGGACTAGAAAGAATATGAAATTATTAATTACTTCTATTAGTTGCTGAAATCAAAACCGGAAAAATTTATTAATTGAACGATCTCTTTTCAGGAACATACCTGGCAAGGGGCTAAGCTAGGCTATAGACCGTCCCCATTTTAGGTTTAATTCGGTTTTACTAttcaattttttgttaatttatggTTTTGCCCACCATTTGTGAATTAaggtttgtactccttttagataCTTCATTAATCAACTCTTCGTTAACTTTGTTGCTTCAAGAGTTGTCTATAAATAAAAGTAGGTAGTATTTGTAAGGACACTCCGATGCATTAATAGGAAAGAGTTGTATGTAAGTATCTGTGGAGAGGAAATGATTAGAAAATATGTACATTTGCGGTAGGAACTTCTTTCTATCTATAGGTTGTCAAGGATCTGTCTAAATTCATCTTGACTATTTACTTGGACTAGATACTCTCTAGATTCATCTTTATCTTTAGGATAATCTAATTAACATTATTTACCAAGATAATACAATTATACCTGGACTGGTTAATGACCAGGTGCACCCCTATTTTAAGAATAATTGTGGTTTTCCCATGAATTTGGACTAGTAAACACCATATGATTCATTTTTAACTCAATGTTTGGATATTCATCTTATCTACTTTGTTTCCAGATTCATCTTACCCATTAAGTACATTATATATCTGGTCTATTTTTTGCAATGAAACCAGCATTGTGGGCTACTAACCCATCACGGACTTAGACTATAAACCAATAGAACCGGGGTCTAATTGAAGAAttatttttttgggaccatggttctatttttagtaagacatttagaagcaaatttaggtcatcccttatctagatatttatattaatatctaaaCTACACTCCTGATTAATTTGGGGTAATGATTaatgaaatgattaagctaaagaagtagaattattgagagagtaaaattagagaagatgaagaagaaaaacatgaaaaataattttttttcaattcaccaagcttgagtattcaagtgatgatagctcatctgattcttcatctccatcctctcctagagtatttgttaatcttcacaatgatctagatatgagttatttcttagatggtgaatgtattcttccacaaactcaatctcaagatgaaaatgatggattttaccaaccacaaccggaggaagagtatttgggtacccatgtatgcttcaaacttagataatggtggtagaattggtccaaatattcataaaactgtaaatttttataaaaaattcctgctaggttcaggtagttcggttaccaagtgtgaagaacaggttaccaaACACGGAGTTCGGTCAAGAACATATAACCGAACACAGAGTTCGGTTTCTTTCTGCAAAcacgcaggtagccgaactttagtaataagatttacagaggtatgttcggttagttcgcaaacttcaacgcaaccaagttcccaaccgaactgcaggtcaaaagtaacctagtattagaagttcggttggttcgcaaacttcaacatattttgcgaattaaccgaactgggcttatatctgcatatatgcaattaggcaaacgttcggttactacgaaatttatttcttggcgaattaggtagagttcggttacgaagtttcaaaagtagagttcggttacaaagaaaacttaacatttttgcgaacaaaccgaatttttggacttctcattatttttgtaaactaatgttcggtgatatccttattttgcgtaggaaccgaacttatggacttgtgttgttctaatacaaggagttcggttaaaagtattttttaaaAATCAAccaaactctgagttcggttaagaaaaaattaattcgtgataaccgaactttttgcgacgaaaccgaacattttgcgacgtaaccgaaattttctctgaaaaaacctccattaaacctctctgcaactttcattttcaactcattttgatgattacttctcatttattcaatcaaaatcgaatgacaagtaatgggtttgtgagaatatctgtgttaatgtttttaaattaagctatatatatagagagaggtggtggtggttggtggtggtggtaatcggcggtggtggtggtaatcgacggtggtgggtggtggtggtgggaggaggtggtggtggtaatcggtggttggtgtgGTGATaatcagtggtggtggtggtgataatcggcggtggtgggcgctggtggtgggaggaggtggtggttatatatatatatatatatatatatatatatgtggttattaggttggttttaaattaaattagattaagggtaggttagtcatttcaacgttttaggacatccTTTATAATTATAGGGAGGGtgtctaataaaatcatggtgCTCTCGtaaaaaccatgatccctaaaAACTCATTGCAgtggaaaacacaattgaagattCAAATTATAAAGAGGAGATATAGTCATAGATCTAACAGTATGGTATCATTAGATATTAGATTCCGGTGTGAAATATGAAGGGATTATTAATAGTAGAAAAAGTGGATGCTCTAAAAATATCCTATCAAGAAAACTAAACCTACTTGTCGTTGACTCAAGAAACTCATATGATGAAAATTAAAAATTGTTGAGTAAAATATATTCGGTGAGATGAGAATTAGCAATGGTGAGACATGCCATATCTCAAGGTCTCTGTGGAGGAGCATTAACAATTTGGGATGATGCATTGTAGGCAGTGTGTGGATGAGA
Proteins encoded in this window:
- the LOC113326392 gene encoding uncharacterized protein LOC113326392, with protein sequence MDSLIIVDYIVHVLFNASFSLLARTTTLFYSSIMDSESLRNKCAACYRQFNKNEHLVEHMKISFHSVHEPMCGVCGKHCRSFESLREHLIPYVQYIFTSVFSARGCSLCLTILNGPNAVDGNRKTCQFSRTNLGSHYDILSRISNMGINGDGRTRGPQAFALGCKMVGGGSDGSLNLCARLCLIDEDNRIILQAYVKPLIPVTNYRFETTGVRPEYLRDSNAMQLRDVQKIIQDFLCNGEPIWKIRSSKGTGKARILVGHGLGHDLESLGLEYPSKLIRDTAKYPPLMKTSKLSNTLKYLAQAYLGYDIQTGIQDPFEDCVATMMLYKRMRNHNHKAEDVSTATDAQNGNSNNFAGLRQNDLERMTPDQLLAISTSDYHCWCLDSKH